A part of Pungitius pungitius chromosome 15, fPunPun2.1, whole genome shotgun sequence genomic DNA contains:
- the pde4ca gene encoding cAMP-specific 3',5'-cyclic phosphodiesterase 4D isoform X6 yields the protein MPEESNLITVSWMSLQFKRMLNRELTQLSETSRSGNQVSEFISSTFLEKQHDMDIMSPPTKEKDKKKRPMSQISGVKKATHSPSLAPSTIPRFGVNASQEGLLAKELEDVNRWGIDIFKVSEYSGNRPLTVTMYTIFQERDLLKSFKIPADTFITFMMTLEDHYHADVAYHNNIHAADVVQSTHVLLSTPALEAVFTDLEILAALFSSAIHDVDHPGVSNQFLINTNSELALMYNDSSVLENHHLAVGFKLLQEDNCDIFQNLGKKQRQSLRKIVIDMVLATDMSKHMNLLADLKTMVETKKVTSLGVLLLDNYSDRIQVLQNMVHCADLSNPTKPLELYRRWTDRIMVEFFTQGDRERDKGMEISPMCDKQNASIEKNQVGFIDYIVHPLWETWADLVHPDAQEILDTLEDNREWYQSMIPHSPSPHPEDQPDGARAGEPSALTGGGGSVSADKFQFELTLEEEGESDTESPPEEEGGFSSCRGTELSRTDSGSGCDAVSATTRLLTKKLSTDSGRTFSLDSDMAEDRDTDQEGVSRVPRFQLGT from the exons ATGCCAGAGGAGAGTAATCTCATCACGGTGTCGTGGATGTCCCTGCAG TTCAAGAGGATGCTGAACCGAGAGCTCACCCAGCTGTCAGAAACCAGTCGTTCGGGGAACCAGGTGTCTGAGTTCATCTCTAGTACCTTCTTAG AGAAGCAACATGACATGGACATCATGTCTCCCCCCaccaaggagaaggacaagaagaagcgGCCCATGTCCCAGATCAGCGGTGTGAAGAAGGCCACCCACAGCCCCAGTCTTGCCCCCTCCACCATCCCTCGCTTCGGGGTCAACGCCAGCCAGGAAGGACTCCTGGCCAAG GAGTTGGAGGACGTTAACAGGTGGGGCATTGACATCTTCAAGGTCTCTGAGTATTCGGGGAATCGCCCACTGACGGTCACAATGTACACCATCTTTCAG gAACGTGACCTGCTGAAGTCCTTCAAGATTCCAGCGGACACTTTCATCACCTTCATGATGACTTTAGAGGATCATTACCACGCCGACGTGGCCTACCACAACAACATCCATGCGGCAGACGTGGTCCAGTCCACGCATGTCTTACTGTCCACACCTGCTCTGGAG GCTGTGTTCACTGATCTGGAGATCCTCGCCGCTCTGTTTTCAAGCGCCATCCACGATGTGGATCACCCTGGAGTTTCCAATCAGTTTCTCATCAACACCA ACTCAGAGCTGGCCCTGATGTACAACGACTCCTCGGTGCTGGAGAATCACCATCTGGCCGTCGGCTTCAAGCTTCTGCAGGAAGATAACTGTGACATCTTTCAGAACCTCGGCAAAAAGCAGAGACAGTCACTGCGCAAAATTGTCATCGATATG GTGCTGGCCACAGACATGTCGAAACACATGAATTTACTGGCAGACTTGAAAACCATGGTGGAAACCAAGAAGGTCACAAGTCTAGGAGTCCTTCTGCTGGACAACTACTCAGACCGCATACAG GTCCTTCAGAACATGGTGCACTGTGCAGACCTAAGCAACCCCACCAAGCCTCTGGAGCTGTACCGTCGGTGGACGGACCGCATCATGGTGGAGTTTTTCACCCAgggggacagggagagagacaaggGCATGGAGATCAGCCCCATGTGTGACAAGCAAAACGCCTCAATAGAGAAGAACCAG gtgGGTTTTATTGACTACATTGTTCATCCTCTGTGGGAGACGTGGGCCGACCTCGTCCACCCCGATGCTCAGGAGATCCTCGACACCCTGGAGGATAACAGAGAGTGGTACCAGAGCATGATCCCCCACAGCCCCTCGCCCCACCCGGAGGACCAGCCGGATGGAGCCCGCGCCGGGGAACCCTCAGCGCTTACTGGGGGCGGAGGCTCTGTTTCGGCCGACAAGTTCCAGTTTGAGCTGACAttggaagaagagggagagtCTGATACAGAGAGTCCACCCGAGGAAGAGGGGGGCTTTAGCAGCTGTAGAGGGACTGAACTCTCCAGAACTGATTCTGGCAGCGGATGCGACGCGGTGTCGGCCACGACTCGCCTGCTCACCAAAAAGCTCTCTACCGATTCAGGCAGGACGTTTTCTTTAGACTCTGATATGGCcgaagacagagacacagaccagGAAGGCGTCTCTCGGGTACCACGCTTCCAGCTTGGCACATag